Proteins from one Triplophysa dalaica isolate WHDGS20190420 chromosome 6, ASM1584641v1, whole genome shotgun sequence genomic window:
- the manbal gene encoding protein MANBAL yields MSGDLDLSPPEVPEPTLLESLLRYGLFLGAIFQLICILAIIIPTSKSHEQVETPAPVDTRGFEQNKKPKAPLQQIRQKLKKESKKKR; encoded by the exons ATGTCTGGAGATCTGGATCTGTCTCCACCGGAAGTTCCTGAGCCCACACTCCTCGAGAGTCTTCTGCGTTACGGTCTCTTCTTAGGGGCCATTTTTCAACTCATCTGTATTTTAGCCATAATAATACCCACATCCAAGAGCCACGAGCAG GTAGAGACTCCAGCGCCGGTTGATACACGAGGTTTTGAGCAGAACAAGAAGCCAAAGGCACCCCTTCAACAAATCCGACAGAAACTGAAAAAAGAGAGCAAGAAGAAGCGCTAG
- the LOC130424484 gene encoding nuclear factor of activated T-cells, cytoplasmic 2 isoform X2, giving the protein MNNLYDNIDGQDELDFPLLFLYNQPDLPPDDQADEFIAPSDHSTNPASPCVHHDPSLYSDDSLSQLSHRLPSNDLLTYEQEDLRHSFGHAAHPAAHQGNRPRIEITCSDLHHHRDHMHTSPVNIHRPMLTVPGYDMPYRESQCLSPASSTSSTSWHSDGCSPCVSPNGSGGAGMAAVTEALQAIQASGSPNTSPRTSITEDTFLDRRSSSPRSRSSSPQGKRTYHQYQTQRSPSPCCGPDEPPEFCGHLANLEDSLNHLGGNLMKPIPTKMVRSSQECSVYTESLFSSVPEVKTQFTAESCYFIPSANWSSPTLAGVCSMPASALPALDWSLPGRVEQYELRVEVQPRQHHRAHYETEGSRGAVKASSSGHPVVQLRGYSGREPLALQIFIGTADDRNLRPHAFYQVHRITGKTVTTSSQERMLNGTKVLEVPLEPKENMRATIDCAGILKLRNADIEFRKGETDVGRKNTRVKLVFRVHVPQATGQWLSLQVASHTIECSQRSAVEKPTVDHQDSDHCSVLGGLQMVLRGQNFTSETRVVFYEKTHGDLQTWEAEAKVYRDKSTANVLCLEIPPYREPNIYHPVKVNFHVLNSKKSCSPAQHFTYTPLSVPQIKAEPVENYHYAQLGCVVRPVMGLSPPSCRLADSCMLPSGRSHSSMYPTAHYQPPPAHYQLEHALQGGSPGHSACMSVTRGTTSLSQFGPNVYQNTTVSDGIQAATSMFPTLDVSELCSGVGHQRAYGSRASPSAGRSPPVHSHQHTYLSIQHQRTNSP; this is encoded by the exons ATGAATAATCTATACGACAACATCGACGGTCAAGACGAGCTGGACTTTCCTTTACTCTTCCTGTACAATCAACCTGATTTACCTCCAGATGATCAAG ccgatgaGTTTATCGCCCCCAGCGACCACAGCACCAATCCAGCATCCCCATGTGTTCACCATGATCCGTCTCTGTACAGCGATGACTCCTTGTCCCAGCTCTCTCACCGTCTGCCGTCCAATGACCTCCTCACCTACGAGCAGGAGGACCTCAGACATTCATTCGGTCAcgccgcccatcccgcggcccaCCAGGGCAACAGGCCTAGAATCGAGATCACCTGCTCTGACCTGCACCACCACCGTGATCACATGCACACCAGCCCCGTGAACATCCACCGGCCCATGCTCACCGTGCCCGGGTACGACATGCCCTACAGGGAGAGCCAGTGCCTTAGCCCGGCCAGCAGCACCTCTTCCACTAGCTGGCATTCGGACGGCTGCTCCCCCTGCGTGTCGCCCAACGGAAGCGGAGGGGCGGGTATGGCCGCCGTGACCGAAGCGCTCCAGGCCATCCAGGCTTCCGGCTCTCCAAACACGTCCCCTCGCACCAGCATCACCGAAGACACCTTTCTGGACCGCCGCTCATCCTCCCCGCGCTCCCGCTCGTCCTCTCCGCAGGGCAAACGCACCTATCACCAATACCAGACGCAGAGGTCTCCCAGTCCCTGCTGCGGACCAGATGAGCCGCCAGAGTTTTGCGGTCATCTCGCCAACCTGGAAGATTCTTTAAACCATCTCGGCGGCAACCTGATGAAACCAATCCCTACCAAGATGGTCCGATCGAGTCAAGAGTGTTCTGTCTACACGGAAAGTCTGTTCTCATCCGTTCCTGAGGTCAAAACGCAGTTCACGGCGGAGTCTTGCTATTTTATCCCGTCTGCCAACTGGTCCAGTCCGACGCTGGCGGGGGTTTGTAG TATGCCAGCGTCCGCACTGCCGGCTCTAGATTGGTCTCTCCCCGGACGGGTGGAGCAGTACGAGCTGAGGGTGGAGGTTCAGCCCAGACAGCATCATCGAGCTCATTATGAGACTGAGGGCAGTCGAGGGGCTGTCAAAGCCTCTTCCAGCGGTCATCCTGTGGTTCAG TTACGAGGATACAGCGGTAGAGAGCCGCTTGCTCTTCAGATCTTCATCGGTACAGCTGACGACAGGAATCTCCGACCTCACGCCTTCTATCAGGTTCACCGGATCACCGGCAAAACTGTGACCACCAGCAGTCAAGAACGCATGCTGAATGGAACCAAAGTTCTAGAAGTTCCTCTGGAACCCAAAGAGAACATGCGTGCCAC AATCGATTGCGCTGGTATCCTGAAGTTGAGAAATGCTGACATCGAGTTTAGGAAAGGAGAAACAGATGTCGGGCGGAAGAACACTCGAGTCAAACTGGTGTTCCGCGTTCATGTTCCTCAGGCGACGGGTCAATGGCTCTCTCTCCAAGTGGCCTCTCACACCATCGAGTGCT cTCAAAGGTCGGCTGTTGAAAAGCCCACAGTAGATCATCAGGATTCAGATCACTGTTCTGTTCTGGGTGGACTTCAGATGGTCCTCAGAGGCCAGAACTTCACATCTGAGACCAGAGTCGTCTTCTATGAGAAAACCCACG GTGACTTACAGACATGGGAGGCCGAGGCAAAGGTTTACAGAGATAAAAGCACAGCT AATGTGCTGTGTTTGGAAATCCCTCCGTATCGTGAGCCCAACATCTATCACCCGGTTAAAGTCAACTTCCACGTGCTGAACAGCAAGAAGAGTTGCAGCCCAGCCCAACACTTCACCTACACGCCACTGTCAG TGCCACAGATTAAGGCGGAGCCTGTGGAGAATTACCACTACGCCCAGTTGGGCTGTGTCGTGCGTCCGGTTATGGGGTTGTCTCCTCCCTCATGCCGTTTGGCCGACAGCTGTATGTTGCCCAGCGGGCGCTCTCACTCCAGCATGTACCCCACTGCCCACTATCAACCCCCGCCCGCACACTACCAGCTGGAGCACGCGCTGCAGGGGGGCTCCCCGGGTCACTCTGCATGTATGTCAGTCACACGTGGCACAACCTCACTGTCTCAGTTCGGACCCAACGTCTACCAGAACACCACAGTAAGTGACGGCATCCAAGCGGCCACCTCCATGTTTCCCACCCTGGACGTGTCAGAGCTCTGCTCAGGGGTGGGTCATCAGAGGGCGTACGGCTCACGGGCGTCCCCGAGCGCAGGGAGATCTCCACCGGTCCATAGTCATCAACACACATACCTGAGCATTCAACATCAGAGAACCAACAGCCCG TGA
- the LOC130424484 gene encoding nuclear factor of activated T-cells, cytoplasmic 2 isoform X1, with the protein MNNLYDNIDGQDELDFPLLFLYNQPDLPPDDQADEFIAPSDHSTNPASPCVHHDPSLYSDDSLSQLSHRLPSNDLLTYEQEDLRHSFGHAAHPAAHQGNRPRIEITCSDLHHHRDHMHTSPVNIHRPMLTVPGYDMPYRESQCLSPASSTSSTSWHSDGCSPCVSPNGSGGAGMAAVTEALQAIQASGSPNTSPRTSITEDTFLDRRSSSPRSRSSSPQGKRTYHQYQTQRSPSPCCGPDEPPEFCGHLANLEDSLNHLGGNLMKPIPTKMVRSSQECSVYTESLFSSVPEVKTQFTAESCYFIPSANWSSPTLAGVCSMPASALPALDWSLPGRVEQYELRVEVQPRQHHRAHYETEGSRGAVKASSSGHPVVQLRGYSGREPLALQIFIGTADDRNLRPHAFYQVHRITGKTVTTSSQERMLNGTKVLEVPLEPKENMRATIDCAGILKLRNADIEFRKGETDVGRKNTRVKLVFRVHVPQATGQWLSLQVASHTIECSQRSAVEKPTVDHQDSDHCSVLGGLQMVLRGQNFTSETRVVFYEKTHGDLQTWEAEAKVYRDKSTANVLCLEIPPYREPNIYHPVKVNFHVLNSKKSCSPAQHFTYTPLSVPQIKAEPVENYHYAQLGCVVRPVMGLSPPSCRLADSCMLPSGRSHSSMYPTAHYQPPPAHYQLEHALQGGSPGHSACMSVTRGTTSLSQFGPNVYQNTTVSDGIQAATSMFPTLDVSELCSGVGHQRAYGSRASPSAGRSPPVHSHQHTYLSIQHQRTNSPVRLNIKQENLDQAFLDDVNAVIRKDLIHKNDF; encoded by the exons ATGAATAATCTATACGACAACATCGACGGTCAAGACGAGCTGGACTTTCCTTTACTCTTCCTGTACAATCAACCTGATTTACCTCCAGATGATCAAG ccgatgaGTTTATCGCCCCCAGCGACCACAGCACCAATCCAGCATCCCCATGTGTTCACCATGATCCGTCTCTGTACAGCGATGACTCCTTGTCCCAGCTCTCTCACCGTCTGCCGTCCAATGACCTCCTCACCTACGAGCAGGAGGACCTCAGACATTCATTCGGTCAcgccgcccatcccgcggcccaCCAGGGCAACAGGCCTAGAATCGAGATCACCTGCTCTGACCTGCACCACCACCGTGATCACATGCACACCAGCCCCGTGAACATCCACCGGCCCATGCTCACCGTGCCCGGGTACGACATGCCCTACAGGGAGAGCCAGTGCCTTAGCCCGGCCAGCAGCACCTCTTCCACTAGCTGGCATTCGGACGGCTGCTCCCCCTGCGTGTCGCCCAACGGAAGCGGAGGGGCGGGTATGGCCGCCGTGACCGAAGCGCTCCAGGCCATCCAGGCTTCCGGCTCTCCAAACACGTCCCCTCGCACCAGCATCACCGAAGACACCTTTCTGGACCGCCGCTCATCCTCCCCGCGCTCCCGCTCGTCCTCTCCGCAGGGCAAACGCACCTATCACCAATACCAGACGCAGAGGTCTCCCAGTCCCTGCTGCGGACCAGATGAGCCGCCAGAGTTTTGCGGTCATCTCGCCAACCTGGAAGATTCTTTAAACCATCTCGGCGGCAACCTGATGAAACCAATCCCTACCAAGATGGTCCGATCGAGTCAAGAGTGTTCTGTCTACACGGAAAGTCTGTTCTCATCCGTTCCTGAGGTCAAAACGCAGTTCACGGCGGAGTCTTGCTATTTTATCCCGTCTGCCAACTGGTCCAGTCCGACGCTGGCGGGGGTTTGTAG TATGCCAGCGTCCGCACTGCCGGCTCTAGATTGGTCTCTCCCCGGACGGGTGGAGCAGTACGAGCTGAGGGTGGAGGTTCAGCCCAGACAGCATCATCGAGCTCATTATGAGACTGAGGGCAGTCGAGGGGCTGTCAAAGCCTCTTCCAGCGGTCATCCTGTGGTTCAG TTACGAGGATACAGCGGTAGAGAGCCGCTTGCTCTTCAGATCTTCATCGGTACAGCTGACGACAGGAATCTCCGACCTCACGCCTTCTATCAGGTTCACCGGATCACCGGCAAAACTGTGACCACCAGCAGTCAAGAACGCATGCTGAATGGAACCAAAGTTCTAGAAGTTCCTCTGGAACCCAAAGAGAACATGCGTGCCAC AATCGATTGCGCTGGTATCCTGAAGTTGAGAAATGCTGACATCGAGTTTAGGAAAGGAGAAACAGATGTCGGGCGGAAGAACACTCGAGTCAAACTGGTGTTCCGCGTTCATGTTCCTCAGGCGACGGGTCAATGGCTCTCTCTCCAAGTGGCCTCTCACACCATCGAGTGCT cTCAAAGGTCGGCTGTTGAAAAGCCCACAGTAGATCATCAGGATTCAGATCACTGTTCTGTTCTGGGTGGACTTCAGATGGTCCTCAGAGGCCAGAACTTCACATCTGAGACCAGAGTCGTCTTCTATGAGAAAACCCACG GTGACTTACAGACATGGGAGGCCGAGGCAAAGGTTTACAGAGATAAAAGCACAGCT AATGTGCTGTGTTTGGAAATCCCTCCGTATCGTGAGCCCAACATCTATCACCCGGTTAAAGTCAACTTCCACGTGCTGAACAGCAAGAAGAGTTGCAGCCCAGCCCAACACTTCACCTACACGCCACTGTCAG TGCCACAGATTAAGGCGGAGCCTGTGGAGAATTACCACTACGCCCAGTTGGGCTGTGTCGTGCGTCCGGTTATGGGGTTGTCTCCTCCCTCATGCCGTTTGGCCGACAGCTGTATGTTGCCCAGCGGGCGCTCTCACTCCAGCATGTACCCCACTGCCCACTATCAACCCCCGCCCGCACACTACCAGCTGGAGCACGCGCTGCAGGGGGGCTCCCCGGGTCACTCTGCATGTATGTCAGTCACACGTGGCACAACCTCACTGTCTCAGTTCGGACCCAACGTCTACCAGAACACCACAGTAAGTGACGGCATCCAAGCGGCCACCTCCATGTTTCCCACCCTGGACGTGTCAGAGCTCTGCTCAGGGGTGGGTCATCAGAGGGCGTACGGCTCACGGGCGTCCCCGAGCGCAGGGAGATCTCCACCGGTCCATAGTCATCAACACACATACCTGAGCATTCAACATCAGAGAACCAACAGCCCGGTGAGActcaacataaaacaagagaaCCTGGACCAGGCCTTCCTGGATGATG TGAATGCTGTTATAAGAAAGGACCTCattcataaaaatgatttctga